A portion of the Gossypium arboreum isolate Shixiya-1 chromosome 8, ASM2569848v2, whole genome shotgun sequence genome contains these proteins:
- the LOC108485647 gene encoding hevamine-A-like: MFTKTKPISNLLVSFLVLAALIEVSHAGGIAIYWGQSGSETTLNQTCNTSRYKYVNIAFLNKFGSRRSPGLNLAGHCNPGNGGCRVASSEIKHCQSKGIKVMLSIGGGIGQYSLASKADAKRVAAYLYNNFLGGRSASRPLGSAVLNGIDFDIELGSTKYWADLARYLAAYSKPGKKVYLSAAPQCPIPDKFLGPALSTGLFDYVWVQFYNNPPCQYSPGNTSRILASWKRWVRMKSIKKLFLGLPAAKAAAGSGYIPPDVLTSKILPEIRKSTKYGGVMLWNRYYDRVNGYSAAIKSKV, translated from the coding sequence ATGTTCACAAAAACAAAACCCATATCTAATCTTCTCGTCTCCTTCCTGGTCCTGGCAGCCCTGATTGAGGTCTCCCATGCTGGTGGGATCGCAATCTATTGGGGTCAGAGCGGCTCCGAGACAACCTTAAACCAAACTTGTAACACTAGCCGCTACAAATACGTTAACATAGCCTTCCTCAACAAGTTTGGCAGCCGACGAAGCCCCGGGCTCAACCTTGCAGGCCATTGCAACCCAGGCAATGGTGGTTGTAGGGTTGCAAGTTCAGAAATCAAACACTGCCAAAGCAAAGGCATCAAGGTAATGCTCTCCATTGGTGGTGGCATTGGCCAGTACTCTCTGGCTTCTAAAGCCGATGCCAAGAGGGTAGCCGCTTATCTGTACAACAACTTCTTGGGTGGAAGATCAGCTTCCCGGCCATTAGGAAGCGCCGTGTTGAATGGTATAGACTTCGACATAGAGCTCGGCTCCACTAAATACTGGGCTGATCTTGCACGCTACTTGGCCGCATATAGCAAGCCTGGGAAAAAGGTTTACCTATCGGCTGCTCCTCAGTGTCCCATCCCAGATAAATTCTTagggcctgcacttagtactggACTCTTTGATTATGTTTGGGTTCAGTTTTATAACAATCCCCCATGCCAATACAGTCCGGGTAACACAAGCAGGATTCTAGCTTCATGGAAACGGTGGGTTAGGATGAAGTCGATAAAGAAATTGTTTTTAGGGTTGCCCGCAGCCAAGGCGGCAGCTGGAAGTGGGTATATTCCGCCTGATGTCTTAACCTCTAAAATACTTCCAGAGATCAGGAAATCAACAAAGTATGGAGGTGTTATGCTTTGGAACAGATACTATGATAGGGTCAATGGCTACAGTGCTGCCATTAAAAGCAAGGTATAA